A section of the Macadamia integrifolia cultivar HAES 741 chromosome 9, SCU_Mint_v3, whole genome shotgun sequence genome encodes:
- the LOC122089845 gene encoding pentatricopeptide repeat-containing protein At5g66520-like translates to MSGNGRKCLKLLEKCKNIKQLKQTHAQIITSGLGNDNFALSRILAFCSDPHRGSLSHAWQLFEQIEQPTMCICNTMIKAFLHNGDLIKTIEMYIKMLQNGLYPDNYTLPYVLKACANLQNSRLGEQIHGSSVKLGFLLDIFVGNTLILMYSNCGKVESARRIFDEMPWQDAVTWTVLISGYVKWGDVDTARLLFDEALIKDKGVWGSMISGYVQNNCFKEGLQMFRLMQSTDLEPDEAIFASVLCACAHLGALDIGIWIHRYVNLIGIPLGVRLNTVLIDMYARCGYLSLARKLFDGMQQKDVICWNVMISGLAMQGDGDSALKLFSEMERVGLRPDDITFLAVLTACSHSGMVFEGLQMFNSMSEVYGIEPKSEHLGCMVDFLGRAGLFKEAKEIVQKIPSTSNASEKAIAWRALLNACCHHRETQLAELAAEQLMRLERHSGAYVLLSNMYAASGKYEDAKRIRKKMYTKGVEKIPGCSSIEINGSVHEFIAGEKTHLRMGEIHELLEKMNKHLEG, encoded by the coding sequence ATGTCTGGTAACGGTAGAAAATGCCTCAAACTGTTGGAAAAATGTAAGAACATCAAGCAGCTTAAGCAAACCCATGCTCAGATAATCACATCTGGTCTTGGGAACGACAACTTTGCCCTCAGTAGGATTTTGGCCTTCTGCTCTGATCCACATCGTGGGAGCTTAAGCCATGCTTGGCAGCTCTTTGAGCAAATTGAACAACCTACTATGTGCATCTGCAACACTATGATCAAAGCTTTCCTACACAATGGAGATCTGATTAAGACAATAGAGATGTATATTAAAATGTTGCAAAATGGGCTATACCCTGATAATTATACTCTTCCCTATGTGTTGAAGGCTTGTGCAAACTTGCAAAACAGTCGATTAGGGGAGCAAATCCATGGAAGCAGTGTGaaattgggttttcttttaGACATTTTTGTTGGGAATACTTTGATTCTTATGTATTCAAACTGTGGAAAAGTGGAGTCTGCAAGACGCATATTTGATGAAATGCCTTGGCAAGATGCAGTGACATGGACAGTTTTAATTTCTGGGTATGTGAAATGGGGGGATGTTGATACTGCACGGCTTCTGTTTGATGAAGCACTGATTAAGGATAAAGGGGTATGGGGATCTATGATTTCTGGGTATGTGCAGAACAATTGTTTCAAGGAGGGACTACAGATGTTTCGGCTGATGCAATCTACAGACTTGGAGCCTGATGAAGCCATTTTTGCTAGTGTTCTTTGTGCCTGTGCTCATTTAGGAGCTCTGGATATTGGGATTTGGATTCACAGATATGTGAATCTAATTGGCATTCCATTGGGTGTTCGTTTAAACACAGTCCTCATAGATATGTACGCGAGATGTGGATATTTAAGTTTAGCTAGGAAATTGTTTGATGGAATGCAGCAAAAAGATGTTATTTGTTGGAATGTCATGATTTCAGGATTGGCAATGCAGGGAGATGGGGACTCTGCACTCAAATTATTCTCAGAGATGGAGAGGGTTGGTTTGAGGCCCGATGACATCACCTTCCTTGCTGTTTTAACTGCTTGTAGTCATTCAGGCATGGTATTTGAAGGCCTGCAGATGTTTAATAGCATGAGTGAAGTGTATGGCATTGAACCCAAAAGTGAGCACTTGGGTTGTATGGTCGATTTTCTTGGCCGAGCTGGGCTGTTCAAAGAGGCTAAGGAAATTGTTCAAAAAATACCCAGTACAAGCAATGCTTCTGAAAAGGCAATTGCTTGGAGGGCATTGTTGAATGCATGTTGTCATCACAGAGAAACCCAATTGGCTGAGCTTGCGGCGGAGCAACTTATGCGGTTAGAACGTCACAGTGGGGCTTATGTTCTACTCTCAAATATGTATGCAGCTTCTGGGAAATACGAAGATGCCAAAAGAATACGAAAGAAGATGTATACAAAGGGGGTGGAGAAAATCCCAGGTTGCAGTTCAATCGAGATTAATGGATCGGTTCACGAGTTTATTGCAGGTGAGAAGACACATCTTCGTATGGGGGAGATACACGAGCTCTTGGAGAAGATGAACAAGCATCTTGAGGGTTGA